One genomic region from Streptomyces sp. NBC_01304 encodes:
- a CDS encoding ParA family protein has translation MSSSATSGDREKVVSKLPGWLRQDLKVRAAQHGIEIQAAVEQGVAAWLALASARTAVDTSGADTFATFLPRGQWDTFRQVSGDRRLSLTQGLAQAVQLWLEKNPPPTRVRPTHPRRRIVCNQKGGVGKTAVTAGLGEAFSEDPGTLHPVRMSRHFADRIADDATADQADAPLDVEDLPGPGRRTLLVDFDPQRHLTKQLGRQEIPMDPATESLSKFMTGEARGDIAGLVVPIDDDRFGGRLDLLPGCQDGFLLDVALSKVRFREAALERALTPLEHRYDEIIVDCPPSLGLSMDTALYYGRRREDEDPGSSGPLIVVQAEDSSADAYDLLVSQIEDLRDDMGVEIDYLGIVVNLYDPRRGFIATSSLDAWIGIKDPRVVAVIGDLTDQRKAVRLKQPLLSFAPRGEQAVTMRALARELA, from the coding sequence ATGAGTTCATCAGCCACTTCTGGCGATCGAGAAAAAGTCGTATCCAAACTCCCCGGATGGCTCAGGCAGGACCTCAAGGTCCGGGCGGCACAGCACGGCATCGAGATCCAGGCGGCCGTCGAACAGGGCGTTGCCGCGTGGCTGGCGCTCGCTTCCGCCCGCACCGCCGTCGACACCTCCGGTGCCGACACCTTCGCCACGTTCCTCCCCCGCGGGCAGTGGGACACCTTCCGGCAGGTCTCCGGCGACCGACGCCTCTCCCTCACCCAAGGCCTCGCCCAGGCGGTCCAGTTATGGCTGGAGAAGAACCCGCCGCCCACCCGGGTACGCCCCACGCACCCGCGCCGGCGCATCGTGTGCAACCAGAAGGGCGGCGTCGGCAAGACCGCGGTGACCGCCGGGCTCGGCGAGGCCTTCTCCGAGGACCCCGGCACCCTGCATCCCGTCCGCATGTCCCGGCACTTCGCCGACCGGATCGCGGACGACGCGACCGCCGATCAGGCCGACGCGCCGCTCGACGTGGAGGACCTGCCGGGCCCGGGCCGCCGCACCCTCCTCGTCGACTTCGACCCGCAGCGCCACCTCACCAAGCAGCTCGGCCGCCAGGAGATCCCCATGGATCCGGCGACCGAGAGCCTCAGCAAGTTCATGACGGGCGAGGCCAGGGGCGACATAGCCGGCCTCGTCGTACCCATCGACGACGACCGGTTCGGCGGCCGCCTCGACCTGCTGCCCGGCTGCCAGGACGGCTTCCTCCTCGACGTGGCCCTGTCCAAGGTCCGCTTCAGGGAGGCCGCACTCGAACGCGCGCTGACGCCGCTCGAGCACCGCTACGACGAGATCATCGTGGACTGCCCGCCCAGCCTCGGCCTCAGCATGGACACCGCCCTCTACTACGGCCGGCGGCGCGAGGACGAGGATCCCGGCAGCTCGGGCCCCCTCATCGTGGTGCAGGCCGAGGACAGCAGCGCCGACGCGTACGACCTCCTCGTCTCCCAGATCGAGGACCTCCGCGACGACATGGGCGTGGAGATCGACTATCTCGGCATCGTCGTCAACCTCTACGACCCGCGGCGCGGCTTCATCGCCACCTCCTCGCTCGACGCGTGGATCGGCATCAAGGACCCACGGGTCGTCGCCGTCATCGGCGATCTCACGGACCAGCGCAAGGCCGTCCGCCTCAAGCAGCCACTGCTTTCGTTCGCCCCGCGCGGCGAACAGGCCGTCACCATGCGCGCGCTGGCAAGGGAACTGGCATGA
- a CDS encoding oleate hydratase, protein MAKAYLVGSGIASLSAAAFLIREGGFAGSDIVILEEQDREGGSLDASGSPETGYTMRGGRMFEIHFECTYDLLGSIPSLDDPSKSVTEDTFAFHEDFAWDDHARLVDAAGKVVDAHSMGFSERDRLELVKCVGTPERLLDGRRIVDCFHQDFFRTNFWWMWCTTFAFEPWHSAIEFRRYLNRFIHLFETFDSMSGIYRTRFNQYDSIVRPLMKWLDDQGVSVQLGTTVTDLRLAEGDALTVEALTWTRGGTTEEIPLGPDDLVLVTNGSMTANSTVGSTGAAPALDASGAGGSWELWETLAAKRPGLGDPSVFNSSIEDSTWESFTVTTKDPTFFELMEKFSGSEAGKGGLITFKDSGWLLTIVLNHQPHFHEQPSDTYVWWGYALFPDKEGDFVRKPMRECTGREILDEVLQHLRFEEGPEILDHSIVIPALMPYITSQFLVRSAGDRPQVVPEGSTNLAFIGQYAEVPDDVVFTVEYSVRTAWTAVAGLLGLDRQPPPVYKGGHDPQVLVEALQTMHRR, encoded by the coding sequence ATGGCGAAGGCCTATCTGGTGGGAAGCGGCATCGCGTCGCTGTCTGCTGCGGCGTTCCTGATCCGCGAGGGTGGCTTCGCGGGCTCGGACATCGTGATCCTGGAGGAACAGGACCGCGAGGGCGGCAGTCTCGACGCGTCCGGATCGCCCGAGACCGGCTACACGATGCGCGGCGGCCGGATGTTCGAGATCCACTTCGAGTGCACCTATGACCTGCTCGGCTCGATCCCTTCGCTGGACGACCCGTCGAAGTCGGTCACCGAGGACACCTTCGCCTTCCACGAGGACTTCGCCTGGGACGACCACGCCCGGCTCGTCGACGCCGCGGGCAAGGTGGTGGACGCGCACTCCATGGGCTTCTCCGAACGCGACCGCCTCGAGCTGGTCAAGTGCGTGGGCACCCCCGAGCGACTCCTTGACGGCAGGCGCATCGTCGACTGCTTCCACCAGGACTTCTTCCGTACGAACTTCTGGTGGATGTGGTGCACCACCTTCGCCTTCGAGCCGTGGCACAGCGCGATCGAGTTCCGGCGCTACCTCAACAGGTTCATCCATCTCTTCGAGACCTTCGACTCCATGTCGGGGATCTACCGCACCCGTTTCAACCAGTACGACTCGATCGTGCGGCCGCTGATGAAGTGGCTCGACGATCAGGGCGTGAGCGTCCAACTCGGCACCACCGTCACGGACTTGCGTCTGGCCGAGGGTGACGCCCTCACGGTCGAGGCCCTCACCTGGACCCGGGGCGGCACCACGGAGGAGATCCCGCTCGGCCCCGACGACCTGGTGCTCGTCACCAACGGTTCGATGACGGCGAACTCGACCGTCGGCTCCACCGGTGCCGCTCCCGCCCTGGACGCCTCGGGCGCCGGCGGCTCCTGGGAGCTGTGGGAGACCCTGGCGGCCAAGCGTCCCGGCCTCGGCGATCCGTCCGTCTTCAACTCCTCGATCGAGGACTCCACCTGGGAGTCCTTCACCGTGACGACGAAGGACCCCACCTTCTTCGAGCTGATGGAGAAGTTCAGCGGCAGCGAGGCCGGCAAGGGCGGGCTGATCACCTTCAAGGACTCGGGCTGGCTGCTGACCATCGTCCTCAACCACCAGCCGCACTTCCACGAGCAGCCCTCGGACACGTACGTGTGGTGGGGATACGCCCTCTTCCCGGACAAGGAGGGCGACTTCGTCAGGAAGCCGATGCGTGAGTGCACCGGCCGGGAGATCCTCGACGAGGTGCTGCAGCATCTGCGGTTCGAGGAGGGTCCCGAGATCCTGGACCACTCGATCGTGATCCCGGCCCTGATGCCGTACATCACCAGTCAGTTCCTCGTGCGCAGCGCGGGCGACCGGCCGCAGGTCGTGCCGGAGGGGTCCACCAACCTCGCCTTCATCGGGCAGTACGCCGAGGTTCCGGACGACGTGGTCTTCACGGTCGAGTACTCGGTCCGCACCGCCTGGACCGCCGTCGCGGGGCTGCTCGGCCTGGACCGGCAGCCCCCGCCCGTCTACAAGGGCGGCCACGACCCGCAGGTCCTCGTCGAGGCGCTGCAGACCATGCACCGTCGCTGA
- a CDS encoding transcriptional regulator: MPERTHEFGQYGARGIKGSEAVARRLDSLAGGVASPVTSHRGLMARLHYLTKSAHARGEARTAGLTATDRTVKAWLAGTRSPSRANLERIAQAYTAVRRKNVARYLLGRLNARGGTRVEIHPLNQSQVDRRFQRVLEYRSLNIRQWDRIVTAWSADDPQALDTAWIDQIVDLGSQWGQYEYVTNVGFAA; the protein is encoded by the coding sequence GTGCCGGAAAGAACCCATGAGTTCGGCCAGTACGGCGCACGGGGCATCAAGGGCAGCGAGGCCGTCGCCCGTCGCCTCGATTCCCTGGCCGGCGGCGTCGCCTCCCCCGTGACCTCCCACCGGGGCCTGATGGCGCGGCTGCACTACCTGACCAAGTCCGCCCACGCCCGCGGCGAGGCCCGCACGGCGGGCCTGACCGCCACCGACCGCACCGTGAAGGCGTGGCTCGCCGGCACCCGCAGCCCGTCCAGGGCCAACCTCGAGCGCATCGCGCAGGCCTACACCGCGGTCCGCCGCAAGAACGTGGCCCGCTACCTCCTGGGCCGCCTCAACGCCCGGGGCGGCACCCGGGTCGAGATCCACCCGCTCAACCAGTCCCAGGTCGACCGCCGCTTCCAGCGCGTCCTGGAGTACCGCAGCCTCAACATCCGTCAGTGGGACCGCATCGTCACGGCCTGGTCCGCCGACGACCCGCAGGCCCTGGACACCGCCTGGATCGACCAGATCGTCGACCTGGGATCGCAGTGGGGGCAGTACGAGTACGTCACCAATGTGGGCTTCGCCGCCTGA
- a CDS encoding PDR/VanB family oxidoreductase produces MDRTPTARELVVSETIQEADGILGLVLTDPTGADLAPWAPGAHVELTLPSGLVRHYSLCGDPADRSRYRLGILRERDGRGGSEEIHTSDLTGRRLLVGAPVNRFPLVEAERYVFVAGGIGITPLLPMVRHLAGAGAPWSLVYGARTREAMAYVDELSGLTGGDVTLVAQDTEGHPDLDQALKGLQAGTVVYACGPEALLRAVEDRCEQWPARGALHVERFGSAPEQDGTREQGDEEAFEVVLGRTGSTLEVPADRTLLEVVREAVPLVPYSCEEGWCGTCVTGVLDGEPDHRDDVLTDEERDSNAMVMLCVSRCRTGRLTLDL; encoded by the coding sequence GTGGACCGTACCCCGACCGCCCGTGAGCTCGTGGTCAGCGAGACGATCCAGGAGGCCGACGGCATCCTCGGCCTGGTCCTCACCGACCCGACCGGCGCGGATCTCGCACCGTGGGCGCCCGGCGCGCATGTGGAACTGACGCTGCCCTCGGGGCTGGTACGGCACTACTCGCTCTGCGGCGATCCGGCCGACCGCTCCCGCTACCGCCTCGGCATCCTGCGCGAGCGCGACGGCCGCGGCGGCTCGGAGGAGATCCACACGAGTGACCTCACCGGCCGCCGCCTGTTGGTGGGCGCACCGGTCAATCGCTTCCCGCTGGTCGAGGCGGAGCGGTACGTCTTCGTCGCGGGCGGCATCGGCATCACTCCGCTGCTGCCGATGGTGCGCCATCTGGCCGGTGCGGGTGCGCCCTGGTCGCTGGTGTACGGGGCGAGGACCCGGGAGGCGATGGCGTACGTCGACGAACTGTCCGGCCTCACCGGCGGGGACGTGACGCTGGTGGCGCAGGACACCGAGGGTCACCCCGATCTCGACCAGGCGCTCAAGGGCCTGCAGGCCGGGACCGTCGTGTACGCCTGCGGTCCGGAGGCGCTGCTGCGGGCGGTGGAGGACCGCTGCGAGCAGTGGCCGGCGCGCGGCGCCTTGCACGTGGAGCGCTTCGGCTCGGCCCCGGAGCAGGACGGGACGCGGGAGCAGGGGGACGAGGAGGCCTTCGAGGTCGTGCTGGGCCGCACCGGCAGCACCCTCGAAGTCCCCGCGGACCGCACCCTGTTGGAGGTGGTGCGCGAGGCGGTGCCGCTGGTTCCCTACTCCTGCGAGGAAGGCTGGTGCGGCACCTGCGTCACCGGGGTCCTGGACGGCGAACCCGACCACCGCGACGACGTCCTCACCGACGAGGAGCGCGATTCCAACGCCATGGTGATGCTGTGCGTCAGCCGGTGCAGGACCGGCAGGCTCACGCTTGATCTGTAG
- a CDS encoding TauD/TfdA dioxygenase family protein: MVFTTPSPSPTAATTSSLREARVPADGLFEGRRVLRRVPEGWDERPYEHFELVPQGRLIGAEIRGVDLSRPLSPALREDLNRALIEWKVLFFRGARITSDQQRAFALNWGELETNPLLARGSADDVVRFDKGADATATFENVWHADVTFRERPALGAVLQLREVPPVGGDTLWADMAAAYDNLTQEVKDRIDGAQAVHDFIPGFARFYRPEQLLPLQGEFPPVTHPVVRRHPETGRRMLFVNTSFTTRIVGMDRAESDRLLGHLVRQAQVPEYQVRFRWQAGDVAFWDNRATQHYAVDDYFPHRRVAERVAIAGDRPR, translated from the coding sequence ATGGTGTTCACCACGCCCTCCCCCTCCCCCACTGCCGCCACCACCTCTTCCCTGCGCGAGGCCCGTGTCCCCGCGGACGGCCTGTTCGAAGGGCGCCGGGTGCTGCGGCGCGTGCCGGAGGGATGGGACGAGCGGCCGTACGAGCACTTCGAGCTCGTTCCTCAGGGGCGTCTGATAGGCGCCGAGATCCGGGGCGTCGACCTGTCCCGGCCACTGTCCCCCGCGCTGCGCGAGGACCTGAACCGGGCGCTGATCGAATGGAAGGTGCTGTTCTTCCGCGGCGCCCGGATCACCTCCGACCAGCAGCGCGCCTTCGCCCTGAACTGGGGCGAGTTGGAGACCAATCCGCTGCTCGCGCGGGGCTCGGCCGACGACGTGGTCCGCTTCGACAAGGGCGCCGACGCCACTGCGACCTTCGAGAACGTCTGGCACGCCGACGTCACCTTCCGTGAACGCCCGGCCCTTGGCGCGGTGTTGCAGCTGCGCGAGGTGCCGCCCGTCGGCGGTGACACCCTGTGGGCCGACATGGCGGCCGCGTACGACAACCTCACGCAGGAGGTGAAGGACCGCATCGACGGGGCGCAGGCCGTGCACGACTTCATCCCCGGCTTCGCGCGCTTCTACCGGCCCGAGCAACTGCTGCCGCTGCAAGGCGAGTTCCCGCCGGTCACCCATCCCGTGGTGCGCAGGCACCCGGAGACCGGCCGTCGGATGCTCTTCGTGAACACGTCGTTCACCACCCGCATCGTGGGCATGGACCGCGCCGAGAGCGACCGGCTGCTCGGCCACCTGGTGCGCCAGGCCCAGGTGCCGGAGTACCAGGTGCGGTTCCGCTGGCAGGCGGGGGACGTCGCCTTCTGGGACAACCGCGCGACGCAGCACTACGCGGTCGACGACTACTTCCCGCACCGCCGGGTCGCCGAGCGGGTGGCGATCGCCGGGGACCGCCCGCGCTGA
- a CDS encoding acyl-CoA dehydrogenase family protein, translating into MTLQTFQEPPRLEASAPTEPNEAVSPSDLSFLPIPPTDPSRELAHLLFDRENRRRLHGMWRRLISTEEFRHRSGLSPAERIALSYDRLRILNETVGSPEALANDPSTLASLHEWTGVVDGSLGTLAGIHYNLFLGSLLDQGDRDGTGDRRDLSDFTSLRRTGTFLCTELDHGNDAAALQTTAELNRETGEFILHTPHPGARKFMPNTSLIGGPKSALVAARLVIDGEDHGVFLFLTPLSDASGHLPGVRVQALPSRSASPVDHCLTTFDQVRLPREALLEAEHGRLNDDGTLTSNLGNRRKRFLRSIDRITTGKLCMSAAGIGVTRAALAIAVRYAHDRHISGPRAGERVPLTAHRSHHSRLLRSVTTAYAMTFLHRSVVSRYVRHTAADRAQAERLVAIAKGWITWQARTITTECRERCGAQGLFSANGLADFPLNLEGAITAEGDNLVIWVKAAAEMIFGHQTERRDRPELPVENRSLTDLHFLRGLLAEVEALWQARARTALRSGPARDPLARWNDASAPALQMVSAHAQLQAADAFIEAAAQAVDPATRLLIEDLCRLFLLQQVSEYTGDLLAEGHLCVSHVRELPGAVDATISFLAPHLMTLVDAFDLPAGYLAGIPIASGSHIGQHVDELTGLSSLTPA; encoded by the coding sequence ATGACCCTGCAGACGTTCCAGGAGCCCCCTCGCCTCGAGGCCTCCGCTCCGACGGAGCCGAACGAAGCAGTAAGCCCGAGCGACCTGTCGTTTTTGCCCATACCACCGACCGACCCCAGCCGTGAGCTGGCACATCTGCTCTTCGACCGGGAGAACCGGCGCCGCCTGCACGGCATGTGGCGCCGCCTCATCTCGACCGAGGAGTTCCGTCATCGCTCCGGTCTGTCACCGGCCGAGCGTATCGCCCTGTCCTACGACCGCCTGCGCATCCTCAACGAGACGGTCGGTTCTCCCGAGGCGCTGGCGAACGATCCCAGCACACTGGCCAGCCTGCACGAGTGGACCGGGGTGGTGGACGGATCACTCGGCACCCTGGCCGGCATCCACTACAACCTGTTCCTGGGCAGCCTGCTCGACCAGGGCGACCGCGACGGCACGGGAGACCGCCGCGATCTGTCCGACTTCACCTCACTGCGCCGCACAGGAACGTTCCTCTGCACCGAGCTGGACCACGGGAACGACGCGGCGGCCCTGCAGACGACAGCCGAACTCAACCGCGAGACGGGCGAGTTCATCCTGCACACGCCCCACCCGGGCGCACGCAAGTTCATGCCCAACACGAGCCTCATCGGCGGCCCGAAGAGCGCTCTGGTGGCGGCACGGCTCGTGATCGACGGTGAGGACCACGGGGTCTTCCTGTTCCTGACGCCACTCAGTGACGCCTCGGGCCATCTGCCCGGCGTGCGCGTCCAGGCACTTCCCTCCCGCTCCGCCTCCCCCGTCGACCACTGCCTCACCACCTTCGACCAGGTGCGGCTGCCCCGCGAAGCGCTCCTGGAGGCCGAGCACGGCCGGCTGAACGACGACGGCACGCTGACCAGCAACCTGGGCAACCGTCGCAAACGATTCCTGCGCTCGATCGACCGCATCACCACGGGCAAGCTGTGCATGAGCGCCGCCGGCATCGGAGTGACCCGGGCGGCCCTGGCCATCGCGGTGCGTTATGCCCACGACCGCCACATCAGCGGCCCCCGCGCCGGTGAGCGCGTCCCGCTCACGGCACACCGCAGTCATCACAGCCGGCTGCTCCGCTCCGTGACGACCGCGTACGCCATGACCTTCCTGCACCGCTCGGTCGTCTCCCGCTACGTCCGGCACACCGCCGCGGACCGCGCACAGGCCGAGCGCCTGGTGGCGATAGCCAAAGGCTGGATCACCTGGCAGGCCCGCACGATCACCACGGAGTGCCGCGAACGCTGCGGCGCCCAGGGGCTCTTCTCCGCCAACGGGCTCGCCGACTTCCCGTTGAATCTCGAGGGTGCGATCACCGCCGAGGGCGACAACCTCGTGATCTGGGTCAAGGCCGCGGCTGAGATGATCTTCGGCCACCAGACGGAACGCCGCGACCGCCCCGAGCTTCCCGTCGAGAACCGCTCATTGACGGACCTTCACTTCCTGCGCGGCCTCCTCGCCGAGGTCGAGGCCCTGTGGCAGGCAAGGGCGAGAACCGCCCTGCGGAGCGGGCCCGCGCGCGACCCTCTGGCCCGCTGGAACGACGCGTCGGCGCCCGCACTGCAGATGGTCTCCGCCCACGCCCAGCTGCAGGCCGCCGACGCCTTCATCGAGGCGGCCGCCCAGGCCGTGGACCCTGCCACCCGTCTGCTCATCGAGGACCTCTGCCGCCTGTTCCTGCTGCAGCAGGTCAGCGAGTACACCGGCGACCTCCTCGCCGAGGGTCACCTCTGTGTGTCCCACGTGCGTGAACTGCCGGGCGCCGTCGACGCGACGATCAGTTTTCTCGCCCCGCACCTGATGACGCTCGTCGACGCCTTCGACCTGCCGGCCGGATACCTGGCCGGCATCCCGATCGCCAGCGGCAGCCACATCGGGCAGCACGTGGACGAGTTGACCGGTCTGAGCTCCCTCACGCCGGCCTGA
- a CDS encoding DinB family protein: protein MSAIERPMPPLNADERTTLESWLDFHRTTLAMKCAGLDDEQAATAAVPPSGFTLTGLVQHMAEVERNWFRRVLAGEQAPPIHDPAADPDGPDGGFELAADATLRGALATWRTEIADARKACADRALTDTGRFMGQDVSLRWIYVHMIEEYARHNGHADLLRERVDGATGV, encoded by the coding sequence ATGTCCGCCATCGAACGCCCCATGCCACCGCTGAACGCCGACGAACGCACCACGCTGGAGAGCTGGCTCGACTTCCACCGCACCACCCTCGCCATGAAGTGCGCGGGCCTGGACGACGAGCAGGCCGCCACCGCGGCGGTCCCGCCGTCCGGGTTCACCCTGACCGGCCTCGTACAGCACATGGCGGAAGTGGAGCGGAACTGGTTCCGCCGGGTCCTCGCCGGCGAACAGGCCCCGCCCATCCACGACCCGGCGGCCGACCCGGACGGCCCCGACGGCGGCTTCGAACTCGCCGCGGACGCCACCTTGCGCGGGGCCCTCGCCACCTGGCGCACGGAGATCGCCGATGCCCGTAAGGCCTGCGCGGACCGCGCCCTGACCGACACCGGCCGCTTCATGGGACAGGACGTCAGCCTCCGCTGGATCTACGTCCACATGATCGAGGAGTACGCCCGCCACAACGGCCACGCAGACCTGCTCAGGGAACGCGTCGACGGCGCGACGGGCGTCTAG
- a CDS encoding ParB/RepB/Spo0J family partition protein, with the protein MSGKRVADQLGTGASFGATRGGVSARRQAMAATTGAPTAAAPDSRLRTLPLTHLVPTRFNPRRAFGTEDDLREFGLKLKKKQLQPAVAVTREAYLALWPDEREHLGSAQYVIANGERRYRGSLAAELSTLEVVVDDEVARSRADFLDAVLSENNDREDLNPVERAFGIRTMVEQLGGKAKVAEHYEKSAGWVTQQMYLLDLAPELQALVAAGELPVRETRSLVKVPQEQQVEAWRAKVVRRAEDKAEPRSRPRPKRSDPAPRPSQSFTAVKPADASTTPPGEVIPAAFWSDPLWFDQQLRRYMSAENREKLIYLLQASDED; encoded by the coding sequence ATGAGCGGCAAGCGCGTTGCCGACCAGCTGGGCACCGGTGCCTCCTTCGGCGCGACCCGCGGCGGGGTCAGCGCGCGCCGCCAGGCGATGGCGGCCACCACCGGCGCGCCCACGGCCGCGGCCCCGGACAGCCGGCTGCGTACGCTGCCGCTGACGCACCTGGTGCCGACCCGCTTCAACCCGCGCCGCGCCTTCGGCACCGAGGACGACCTGCGCGAGTTCGGCCTCAAGCTGAAGAAGAAGCAACTGCAGCCCGCGGTCGCCGTCACCCGCGAGGCGTACCTCGCACTGTGGCCGGACGAGCGGGAGCACCTCGGCAGCGCCCAGTACGTCATCGCCAACGGCGAGCGCCGCTACCGAGGTTCGCTGGCTGCCGAACTGTCCACGCTCGAAGTGGTCGTCGACGACGAGGTGGCCCGCTCCAGGGCCGATTTCCTGGACGCGGTGCTCTCGGAGAACAACGACCGCGAGGACCTCAATCCGGTCGAGCGGGCCTTCGGCATCAGGACGATGGTGGAACAGCTCGGCGGCAAGGCCAAGGTCGCCGAGCACTACGAGAAGTCCGCCGGCTGGGTCACCCAGCAGATGTACCTCCTCGACCTGGCGCCCGAGCTGCAGGCCCTGGTCGCCGCCGGCGAACTCCCGGTACGGGAGACCCGTTCGCTGGTGAAGGTCCCGCAGGAGCAGCAGGTCGAGGCGTGGCGTGCCAAGGTCGTCCGGCGTGCCGAGGACAAGGCCGAACCCAGGTCCAGGCCGAGGCCGAAGCGGTCCGATCCGGCCCCCCGCCCCTCGCAGAGCTTTACCGCGGTAAAGCCCGCCGACGCCTCGACCACTCCCCCGGGCGAGGTCATTCCCGCGGCGTTCTGGAGCGACCCCCTCTGGTTCGATCAGCAGCTGCGCAGGTACATGTCCGCCGAGAACCGCGAGAAGCTCATCTATTTGCTGCAGGCCTCTGACGAGGATTGA
- a CDS encoding amino acid permease: MTKDDLDAAPAAPDPTDAGPVMDAGDAGYSKTLQPRHISMIAIGGAIGTGLFLGAGGNLAKAGPGLAVAYAVCGVFAFFVVRALGELVVHRPSSGAFVSYAREFLGEKGAYVAGWMYFLNWATSGMADITAIALYVHYWSMFTSIPQWALALVALTIVLGINLISVKTFGEMEFWFAIVKVVAIVSFLLIGIWVLASGREVGGEVPGLHMLTEHGGIFPLGLLPVVLVSQTVVFAYASIEMVGVTAGETAEPHKVVPKAVNSIMWRVAIFYVGSVVMLTLLLPWTAYSSSQSPFVTVLSGLGVPAAGGVMNLVVLTAAMSSLNSGLYTTGRILRSMAAAGSAPGFTSKMSRSHVPYGGILMTSSVILLGVGLNAWLPDDAFGIVINIAALGVISTWVMIMLCHLAFVRRTRQGLAERPAFRLWASPWVELATIAFLLGIIVMMWFDTDGPGRNTVLLLIPIAGALALGWFVVRDRVKDPLRQAP; this comes from the coding sequence GTGACCAAGGACGACCTCGACGCCGCCCCCGCAGCACCGGACCCGACGGACGCCGGTCCCGTCATGGACGCCGGCGACGCCGGCTACAGCAAGACCCTCCAACCCCGCCACATCAGCATGATCGCCATCGGCGGCGCGATCGGCACCGGACTCTTCCTCGGCGCGGGCGGAAACCTCGCCAAGGCCGGCCCCGGCCTTGCCGTCGCGTACGCGGTCTGCGGGGTGTTCGCGTTCTTCGTGGTCCGGGCGCTGGGCGAACTCGTCGTCCACCGCCCCTCCTCCGGCGCCTTCGTGAGCTATGCCCGCGAATTCCTCGGCGAGAAGGGCGCGTACGTCGCCGGCTGGATGTACTTCCTCAACTGGGCGACCAGCGGCATGGCCGACATCACCGCGATCGCGCTCTACGTGCACTACTGGTCGATGTTCACGTCGATCCCGCAGTGGGCCCTCGCCCTCGTCGCCCTGACGATCGTGCTCGGCATCAACCTCATCTCGGTCAAGACCTTCGGCGAGATGGAGTTCTGGTTCGCCATCGTCAAGGTCGTCGCGATCGTCTCCTTCCTGCTGATCGGCATCTGGGTCCTCGCCAGCGGCCGCGAGGTCGGCGGCGAGGTCCCGGGCCTGCACATGCTCACCGAGCACGGCGGGATCTTCCCGCTCGGACTGCTGCCGGTCGTCCTGGTCTCGCAGACCGTGGTCTTCGCGTACGCGTCCATCGAGATGGTCGGCGTCACCGCGGGCGAGACCGCCGAACCCCACAAGGTCGTCCCGAAGGCCGTCAACTCCATCATGTGGCGGGTCGCGATCTTCTACGTCGGGTCCGTCGTGATGCTGACCCTGCTGCTGCCCTGGACCGCGTACTCGAGCAGCCAGAGCCCCTTCGTGACGGTCCTGTCCGGCCTCGGCGTGCCCGCCGCGGGCGGCGTGATGAACCTGGTGGTCCTCACCGCCGCCATGTCCAGCCTCAACTCCGGCCTCTACACCACCGGCCGGATCCTGCGCTCGATGGCCGCCGCCGGCTCGGCGCCCGGCTTCACCTCAAAGATGAGCCGCAGCCACGTCCCGTACGGCGGCATCCTCATGACATCGAGCGTCATCCTGCTCGGCGTCGGCCTCAACGCCTGGCTGCCCGACGACGCGTTCGGCATCGTCATCAACATCGCGGCCCTCGGCGTCATCAGCACCTGGGTCATGATCATGCTCTGCCATCTGGCGTTCGTCCGCCGCACCCGGCAAGGCCTTGCCGAACGCCCCGCCTTCAGGCTCTGGGCCTCGCCCTGGGTCGAGCTGGCGACGATCGCGTTCCTGCTCGGCATCATCGTGATGATGTGGTTCGACACGGACGGCCCGGGCCGGAACACGGTCCTGCTGCTCATCCCGATCGCGGGCGCCCTGGCGCTCGGCTGGTTCGTCGTCCGGGACCGGGTCAAGGACCCGCTGCGGCAGGCTCCTTGA